The Yoonia sp. SS1-5 genome contains a region encoding:
- a CDS encoding inner membrane-spanning protein YciB — protein sequence MAEKTINPVLKQVLELGPTVAFFLIYLRIKDDTFIFGGTEYTGFIVAALIFVPILLAAMAALWFLTGKLSRMQIFTAFMVIFFGGLTAWFNDERFFKMKTTIVYGFMATILGIGLLRGQSYLQYVMDEFLPMKPEGWMIFTRRLTFMFIALAVANELIWRTQSTDLWVKLETFAFPAVLFVFLWVQIIGLQKYLIEDPATSEE from the coding sequence ATGGCAGAGAAAACGATCAATCCGGTTTTGAAACAGGTTCTGGAACTGGGGCCAACGGTTGCCTTCTTCCTGATTTATCTGCGGATCAAGGACGATACCTTCATTTTTGGCGGCACCGAATATACCGGCTTTATCGTGGCCGCACTGATCTTTGTGCCCATCCTGCTGGCTGCGATGGCGGCATTGTGGTTCTTGACCGGTAAGTTGAGCCGGATGCAAATCTTTACGGCCTTCATGGTCATTTTTTTCGGGGGGCTGACCGCCTGGTTCAATGACGAGCGGTTCTTCAAGATGAAAACCACGATTGTCTACGGGTTCATGGCCACCATATTGGGCATTGGTCTGCTGCGCGGACAAAGCTATCTGCAATATGTCATGGACGAATTTCTGCCCATGAAACCAGAAGGCTGGATGATTTTCACCCGTCGCCTGACATTCATGTTCATCGCGCTTGCCGTTGCAAATGAGCTGATCTGGCGAACCCAATCAACCGATCTATGGGTCAAGTTGGAAACATTCGCCTTTCCCGCCGTTTTGTTTGTTTTCCTGTGGGTCCAGATAATCGGTTTGCAGAAATACCTGATCGAGGATCCCGCAACCTCTGAAGAATGA
- the folE2 gene encoding GTP cyclohydrolase FolE2, with protein MNIHSPDMDREPTRQEAEAALALLRRWADDVSPEEVATLDPLVSRLIPGQEVSNYPALARAYPDAFEVDEAYRASMPDLQNGPSSLIKGAKQQIQHVGISNFRLPIRFHTRDNGDLTLETSVTGTVSLEAEKKGINMSRIMRTFYKHAEETFSFEVIAQALDAYKTDLESFDARIQMRFSFPMKVDSLRSGLSGYQYYDIALELVESAGVRKKIVHLDYVYSSTCPCSLELSEHARQFRGQLATPHSQRSVARISVVLDDNAGLMWFEDLIDRARSAVPTETQVMVKREDEQAFAELNAANPIFVEDAARLFTEQLQLDPRVSDFRVIASHQESLHSHDAVSVLTEGDTFASESMDPRLFASLFHVG; from the coding sequence ATGAATATTCACTCACCCGATATGGACCGCGAGCCTACCCGGCAAGAGGCTGAGGCGGCGCTCGCCCTGCTGCGGCGCTGGGCGGACGATGTCAGCCCCGAAGAGGTTGCGACGCTTGATCCGCTGGTGTCGCGTCTGATCCCCGGACAAGAGGTGTCCAATTACCCTGCGCTGGCGCGTGCCTACCCGGATGCGTTCGAGGTGGATGAGGCCTATCGCGCGTCGATGCCTGACCTTCAAAATGGACCGTCCAGCCTGATCAAGGGCGCGAAACAGCAAATCCAGCATGTGGGTATCTCGAATTTCCGCCTGCCGATCCGCTTTCACACCCGTGACAACGGCGATCTGACGCTGGAGACATCCGTGACCGGCACCGTATCGCTTGAGGCGGAAAAGAAGGGCATCAACATGTCCCGCATCATGCGGACATTTTACAAGCATGCCGAAGAGACATTCAGCTTTGAAGTGATCGCGCAGGCGCTCGACGCGTACAAGACCGATCTGGAAAGCTTTGATGCGCGCATCCAGATGCGGTTCAGTTTCCCGATGAAGGTGGACAGCCTGCGGTCGGGGTTGTCGGGCTATCAATATTACGACATCGCACTGGAACTGGTTGAAAGCGCAGGCGTGCGCAAGAAAATCGTGCATCTGGATTATGTCTATTCCTCGACCTGCCCATGCTCGCTTGAATTGTCTGAACATGCCCGCCAGTTCCGCGGCCAGCTGGCAACGCCGCATTCGCAGCGATCGGTTGCGCGGATATCGGTAGTGCTGGATGATAACGCAGGTCTGATGTGGTTCGAGGACCTGATTGACCGGGCAAGATCCGCAGTGCCAACCGAAACGCAAGTGATGGTCAAACGCGAGGACGAGCAGGCATTTGCCGAGCTTAACGCAGCCAACCCGATCTTTGTGGAAGATGCTGCGCGTCTGTTCACCGAACAATTGCAGCTTGATCCGCGCGTCTCTGATTTCCGGGTTATTGCAAGCCATCAGGAAAGCCTGCACAGCCATGACGCCGTTTCCGTCCTGACCGAAGGTGACACATTCGCATCCGAAAGCATGGACCCGCGTCTGTTTGCGTCACTCTTCCACGTGGGCTAG
- a CDS encoding GSCFA domain-containing protein: MPHPYQSMPPRAFWRSGTRPDDSGLLTGLYQPRFTITPETAIATAGSCFAQHIGRALRAADCNLLDIEPPIRRMPAEIARQFGYEMFSARYGNIYTPRQLRELLQDVQNGAVDPGLVWQKDGRFFDALRPGVEPIGLETADDVLVHRHYHLERVGQMLRQADLFIFTLGLAEAWVDQATGRTLPVCPGVIAGTFDDTQHRLHCFKHAEVLADLTAIRDLLHHFQPTMKILLTLSPVPLTATARAAHVLTATSAAKSTLRAAVDENVQEHADADYFPAYEIVTSSSCGGPWFGATGRHVRPEGVEHVMRYFFTAHGLPNLSAPQTDADTDEDDLACEDILLQAFAP, encoded by the coding sequence ATGCCCCACCCCTACCAATCCATGCCACCCCGCGCCTTTTGGCGCAGCGGGACACGGCCCGATGATAGCGGGCTGCTGACAGGTCTCTATCAACCCCGGTTTACGATCACGCCCGAGACGGCCATTGCCACCGCAGGCAGTTGCTTTGCCCAGCATATCGGTCGCGCCCTGCGTGCCGCCGACTGCAACCTGCTTGATATAGAACCACCCATCCGCCGCATGCCCGCCGAGATTGCGCGCCAGTTCGGCTACGAGATGTTCAGCGCCCGTTACGGCAACATCTACACACCCCGCCAATTGCGCGAACTGCTGCAGGACGTGCAAAACGGGGCGGTTGATCCGGGCCTCGTATGGCAAAAGGATGGGCGATTTTTTGATGCATTGCGTCCGGGCGTCGAACCGATCGGGCTGGAAACGGCCGACGATGTGCTTGTACACCGCCACTACCATCTTGAAAGAGTGGGCCAGATGCTGCGGCAGGCCGACCTGTTCATCTTTACCCTTGGCCTGGCCGAGGCATGGGTTGATCAAGCAACAGGCCGCACCCTGCCCGTCTGTCCTGGCGTGATTGCGGGAACGTTTGACGACACACAGCACCGGCTGCATTGCTTTAAACATGCCGAGGTTCTGGCGGATCTCACGGCGATCCGGGACCTTTTGCACCACTTCCAGCCAACCATGAAAATCCTGCTGACCTTGTCACCCGTGCCGCTGACCGCGACCGCCCGCGCCGCACATGTTTTGACGGCCACCAGCGCCGCCAAGTCCACATTGCGCGCGGCTGTTGATGAAAACGTGCAGGAACACGCGGACGCGGACTATTTTCCAGCCTATGAAATCGTCACATCCAGCAGTTGCGGCGGCCCTTGGTTCGGCGCCACCGGGCGTCATGTGCGCCCCGAGGGGGTCGAACATGTGATGCGATATTTTTTCACCGCCCATGGCCTTCCCAACCTCAGCGCGCCTCAAACCGATGCCGATACGGACGAAGATGACCTGGCCTGCGAAGACATCCTGCTGCAGGCCTTCGCCCCGTGA
- a CDS encoding PilZ domain-containing protein → MQYRPHRYNTQFPLTLLTPAGEQSARVVDINNDGARLEGPKALRRGDKVQLNVLSHRVEAVVQWAFGGRAGISFRPKLSDDHVDTLRFRRDGRSGYRRGSVGFVEMR, encoded by the coding sequence ATGCAGTACCGCCCACATCGCTATAATACGCAATTCCCGCTGACGCTGCTGACCCCTGCCGGCGAACAATCGGCCCGTGTCGTGGACATCAACAATGACGGCGCACGATTGGAAGGGCCCAAGGCCTTGCGCCGGGGTGACAAGGTGCAACTCAACGTTCTCAGCCACCGGGTGGAAGCGGTTGTGCAATGGGCATTTGGTGGGCGCGCAGGCATCAGTTTTCGCCCCAAGCTAAGCGACGATCATGTCGACACGCTCCGTTTCAGGCGTGATGGGCGATCGGGCTACCGGCGCGGCAGCGTTGGGTTTGTCGAGATGCGGTAA
- a CDS encoding glutathione S-transferase N-terminal domain-containing protein, translating to MQQPIDLYFWPTPNGWKISIALEEMGLPYKLHLVDIGAGDQFKPDFLKIAPNNRMPAIVDHDGPGGDPVSIFESGAILQYLARKTGQFYGKSERDGLLVDQWLMWQMGGLGPMAGQAHHFLKYAPAMDPPNDLPYAKDRYRNETARLYGVLDRQLADNRFVAGDFFSIADMSIWGWASLWEGQQQTLDDKPHMARWLEEVSARPGVQRGRALAAEKRGDFRKDANAQKTLFQPKT from the coding sequence ATGCAACAGCCCATTGATCTCTATTTCTGGCCCACACCCAATGGCTGGAAAATCTCTATCGCATTGGAAGAGATGGGCCTGCCCTATAAGTTGCACCTTGTGGATATTGGCGCTGGCGACCAGTTCAAACCGGATTTCCTTAAGATTGCGCCAAACAACAGAATGCCTGCAATTGTGGACCATGACGGGCCGGGTGGTGACCCTGTCTCCATTTTCGAATCCGGTGCCATCCTGCAATATCTGGCCCGCAAGACCGGTCAGTTCTACGGCAAATCGGAGCGGGATGGATTGTTGGTGGATCAGTGGCTGATGTGGCAGATGGGCGGTCTGGGGCCGATGGCCGGCCAGGCCCATCACTTTCTGAAATATGCCCCGGCGATGGACCCACCCAATGATCTGCCCTACGCCAAGGATCGCTACCGGAACGAGACAGCCCGGCTTTATGGCGTTCTGGATCGGCAGCTTGCGGATAATCGGTTTGTTGCGGGTGATTTCTTTTCCATCGCGGACATGTCGATCTGGGGCTGGGCCTCGTTGTGGGAAGGTCAGCAACAAACGCTGGATGACAAACCGCATATGGCTCGCTGGCTGGAAGAGGTCAGCGCCCGCCCAGGGGTGCAGCGGGGACGCGCGCTGGCGGCCGAAAAACGCGGTGATTTCCGCAAGGACGCGAACGCACAAAAAACGCTTTTTCAGCCCAAAACGTAA
- a CDS encoding DMT family transporter, with product MGDWIVALAGTPEGARLATGLALMSALAHAVFGALQKGRHDPWLTRGAIDGWLAILSAPIALFVVPWPNLTTGLILLGAIVVHFAYKVTMALAYDRAAYTVVYPVVRGTGPLVTVIAASAIFGEIFTGVQWVGVGCLSGGILLLALRNLKDEVIDPHALRIGLIWALVCGFLTAVYTTYDAYGIRQTPDPFTFLAWFFFVTALDFPLLATWRYRRMARPPVLGPLLWRGLAGALIAWVSFGGIMLATRLDKVGEAAVLRETSTVFAALIGWFVLGEKVGPRRLFLMALIALGAVIVEMGG from the coding sequence ATGGGCGACTGGATCGTGGCGCTTGCGGGGACACCCGAGGGTGCGCGCCTTGCAACGGGTCTTGCCCTGATGTCAGCGCTGGCACATGCGGTGTTTGGTGCGTTGCAAAAGGGGCGGCATGATCCGTGGCTGACGCGCGGGGCCATCGACGGATGGCTTGCGATCCTGTCGGCCCCGATTGCGCTGTTTGTGGTCCCCTGGCCAAACTTGACGACCGGCTTGATCCTGCTGGGGGCGATCGTGGTCCATTTTGCCTATAAGGTGACGATGGCGCTGGCCTATGATCGGGCGGCCTATACGGTGGTCTACCCCGTGGTGCGTGGCACCGGGCCGCTGGTTACGGTGATCGCTGCCAGTGCAATTTTTGGCGAGATTTTCACGGGGGTACAATGGGTTGGGGTCGGCTGTTTGTCGGGGGGCATCCTGCTATTGGCATTGCGTAACCTCAAGGACGAGGTGATCGACCCGCATGCATTGCGGATTGGATTGATCTGGGCGCTTGTCTGCGGGTTCCTGACAGCCGTCTACACAACATATGACGCGTATGGCATCCGGCAGACACCGGACCCTTTCACCTTCCTGGCCTGGTTCTTTTTTGTGACCGCACTGGACTTTCCATTGCTTGCAACCTGGCGCTACCGGCGCATGGCCCGCCCGCCGGTATTGGGGCCACTTTTGTGGCGCGGGTTGGCAGGTGCGCTGATCGCATGGGTCAGCTTTGGTGGGATCATGTTGGCAACCCGGCTGGACAAGGTGGGCGAGGCTGCCGTACTGCGCGAGACATCAACTGTGTTTGCTGCATTGATTGGCTGGTTCGTTCTGGGCGAAAAAGTGGGGCCCCGCCGATTGTTTTTGATGGCGCTTATTGCACTGGGCGCCGTGATCGTTGAAATGGGAGGATAG
- a CDS encoding 5-guanidino-2-oxopentanoate decarboxylase: protein MLKDRGVDVIFGIPGVHNQEMYRGIEEAGLRHVLARHEQGAGFMADGYARATGKPGVAYVITGPGLCNIMTPMGQAYSDSVPMLVISSCLDETAATRGQLHQMKDQEGAATTVCDWSETAQTPAAAYGLIDRALTEMQTGVPLPKHIQVPIAQLEAQAPAVPARADEWPHRMEAASLQRIALIDRIKASRRPLFIFGGGARHGVDQWLPHFLRLNAASFTTYAGRGIIPDESPLHFGATLARPGSADVIGSADLVVAVGTRLSEVDLWREHLGHTAPLVRIDIDPECLTDRHDADIRILADASAHLTECLTQIEGGETTWTATEVASQRAKWRAEIDAERPGILPVADALKNALPAETMIYSDMTQFAYAAKEVYPMDRPGHWHHPYGFGTLGYALPAAIGGKVGVGDAPVIAILGDYGFQYTVQELAVAVELGLSLPIIIWDNGKLGEIEDSMVRAQIAPNAVVQRNPDFCKLAEAYGAAATAPRDLVAFQNAIKDALAANRPTIIHVKSDIAFTSS, encoded by the coding sequence ATGCTGAAAGATCGCGGGGTTGATGTTATTTTTGGCATTCCCGGCGTGCATAACCAAGAGATGTATCGCGGAATCGAAGAGGCCGGGTTGCGCCATGTGCTGGCACGGCACGAACAGGGCGCGGGGTTCATGGCCGACGGTTATGCCCGTGCGACGGGTAAGCCGGGGGTGGCTTATGTGATCACCGGGCCGGGGCTGTGCAATATCATGACACCGATGGGGCAGGCCTATTCGGACAGTGTGCCGATGCTGGTGATATCTTCTTGCTTGGATGAGACCGCAGCGACACGCGGTCAGTTGCATCAGATGAAGGATCAGGAGGGGGCGGCAACGACCGTCTGTGACTGGTCCGAGACGGCGCAAACACCGGCGGCCGCCTATGGGCTGATTGATCGGGCGTTGACGGAAATGCAAACAGGCGTTCCGCTGCCGAAACATATTCAAGTGCCAATCGCGCAACTGGAGGCGCAGGCCCCTGCTGTGCCAGCCCGCGCGGATGAATGGCCCCACCGCATGGAGGCCGCGTCGCTGCAGCGGATTGCCCTGATTGATCGGATCAAGGCCTCGCGGCGACCCTTGTTCATTTTTGGCGGCGGGGCGCGGCACGGTGTTGACCAATGGCTCCCGCATTTTCTGCGCCTGAATGCGGCGTCGTTCACGACATATGCAGGGCGCGGTATTATTCCGGATGAGAGCCCGTTGCATTTTGGCGCAACGCTCGCCCGCCCGGGAAGTGCGGATGTAATCGGCTCTGCCGATCTGGTTGTGGCGGTCGGGACGCGCCTGTCAGAAGTGGATCTTTGGCGTGAACATCTTGGTCACACCGCCCCATTGGTGCGGATCGACATTGACCCGGAATGCCTGACAGACCGTCACGATGCGGATATCCGCATCCTTGCAGACGCATCGGCGCATTTGACCGAATGTCTGACCCAGATCGAGGGTGGCGAAACCACCTGGACGGCCACAGAGGTTGCCAGCCAGCGCGCAAAATGGCGTGCTGAAATCGACGCCGAGCGCCCCGGTATCCTTCCTGTTGCCGATGCTTTGAAAAATGCGCTGCCTGCCGAGACGATGATCTATTCCGACATGACCCAATTCGCCTATGCGGCGAAAGAGGTCTACCCGATGGATCGCCCCGGCCATTGGCATCATCCTTATGGCTTCGGCACGTTGGGCTATGCGCTGCCTGCAGCAATTGGCGGCAAGGTCGGGGTCGGTGACGCGCCTGTGATCGCGATTCTGGGCGACTATGGGTTTCAATATACGGTGCAGGAACTGGCTGTGGCGGTAGAGCTGGGGCTAAGCTTGCCCATTATCATCTGGGACAATGGCAAGCTGGGCGAGATTGAGGACAGCATGGTGCGCGCCCAGATTGCGCCGAATGCGGTCGTCCAACGCAATCCGGATTTTTGCAAGCTGGCAGAGGCATATGGGGCCGCGGCCACCGCGCCGCGCGATCTGGTCGCATTTCAAAACGCGATCAAGGATGCGCTGGCGGCCAACAGGCCGACCATCATCCATGTGAAATCCGATATCGCGTTTACCAGCAGCTGA
- a CDS encoding trypsin-like peptidase domain-containing protein, with the protein MIRRLIVILLTCLLAGKALAQDNFWVQIEARQTLSSAQERASAYARRLENVNGFYLGDGFYGIVIGPFTEAAATVALRNLLAQRAIPPDSFVKNGQFFKQQYWPIGGGNAQAIRPPQDPVPALPVDPVAAPDETVAEARTSEATLTRPEREALQVALKWAGFYDAAIDGSFGRGTRRAMEAWQFANAQEATGILTTRQRAILMDQYNSVLDGMNMRLVRDDASGIQMIIPTDVVAFDEYQPPFVKFGPSGDIPQAQVLFISQAGDEGKMVGLYEVFQILDIVPPEGPRSRNRNSFVIEGIGDGIHSYTTATLRDGAIKGFTLVWPEGDEGRRSRILEEMQASFEVLDGTLDPAIVPPGEDQAIDLVSGLAVRQPEFSQSGFYVASDGTVVTTAKAVAECTRITYDRDNEAALLFADPALDIAILRPVDPIAPISVAQFDVNVPRLQDRVAVAGYPYNGALGAPTLTFGQVEDIRSLTGDNRFKRLSILPQPGDVGGPVFDDAGAVLGMLAPRVDGDAQVLPADVNFSLDAQQIVDVLAAQGVTAEVTETGSPISPVALTRKAADITVLVSCW; encoded by the coding sequence ATGATCAGACGACTGATAGTCATTCTTTTGACCTGCCTGCTGGCGGGCAAGGCCCTCGCGCAGGACAATTTCTGGGTTCAAATCGAGGCCCGTCAGACGTTGAGCAGCGCACAGGAACGGGCCAGCGCATATGCGCGCAGGCTTGAGAACGTGAATGGCTTTTATCTTGGCGATGGCTTTTACGGTATCGTCATCGGCCCCTTCACCGAAGCGGCGGCCACGGTCGCCCTGCGCAATCTGCTGGCCCAACGCGCCATTCCGCCGGACAGCTTTGTCAAAAACGGGCAGTTCTTCAAACAGCAATATTGGCCAATCGGCGGCGGCAACGCTCAGGCGATCCGCCCCCCGCAGGATCCGGTGCCTGCCTTGCCGGTTGATCCCGTGGCCGCACCCGATGAAACAGTTGCAGAGGCCCGCACCTCCGAAGCCACCCTGACCCGTCCAGAGCGGGAGGCGCTTCAGGTCGCCCTGAAATGGGCCGGTTTCTATGATGCGGCGATTGATGGATCATTCGGGCGCGGTACAAGACGTGCGATGGAGGCCTGGCAATTTGCAAACGCCCAAGAGGCCACCGGCATCCTGACGACCCGCCAGCGGGCCATATTGATGGATCAGTATAACAGCGTTCTGGATGGCATGAATATGCGGCTGGTCCGCGATGATGCATCCGGCATCCAGATGATCATTCCCACCGATGTGGTTGCGTTTGACGAATATCAGCCACCGTTCGTCAAATTCGGCCCCAGCGGCGACATCCCCCAGGCGCAGGTTCTGTTTATCAGCCAGGCGGGTGACGAAGGCAAAATGGTCGGCCTTTATGAAGTGTTCCAGATCCTTGATATCGTCCCCCCCGAAGGTCCGCGTAGCCGAAATCGCAACAGCTTTGTGATTGAAGGGATCGGTGATGGCATTCATTCCTACACCACCGCGACGTTGCGCGATGGTGCGATCAAGGGATTTACGCTGGTCTGGCCAGAAGGCGACGAAGGGCGCAGATCCCGCATTTTGGAAGAAATGCAGGCCAGTTTTGAGGTTCTGGACGGCACATTGGACCCGGCCATCGTTCCCCCGGGCGAGGATCAGGCGATTGATCTGGTGTCCGGCCTTGCGGTCAGGCAGCCGGAATTTTCGCAATCGGGCTTTTACGTCGCATCTGACGGCACTGTCGTGACCACTGCCAAGGCCGTCGCCGAATGCACCCGCATCACCTATGACCGCGACAACGAGGCAGCGCTACTGTTTGCCGATCCCGCGCTGGATATCGCGATCCTGCGCCCTGTCGATCCGATTGCCCCGATCAGCGTCGCGCAGTTCGATGTGAATGTGCCCCGCCTGCAAGACCGGGTCGCCGTGGCGGGTTATCCCTATAATGGCGCATTGGGCGCCCCGACCCTGACCTTTGGTCAGGTCGAGGATATCCGCAGCCTGACGGGCGATAACCGCTTCAAGCGCTTGTCCATTCTGCCCCAACCCGGTGATGTCGGCGGGCCCGTCTTTGACGATGCCGGTGCCGTTCTGGGCATGTTGGCGCCACGGGTGGATGGCGACGCGCAAGTGCTTCCGGCGGATGTGAATTTCTCGCTGGACGCGCAGCAGATCGTTGATGTCCTGGCAGCCCAAGGTGTCACCGCCGAGGTGACCGAGACCGGCAGCCCGATTTCGCCCGTTGCACTGACCCGCAAGGCCGCCGATATCACTGTTCTGGTCAGCTGCTGGTAA
- a CDS encoding TrkH family potassium uptake protein — MLDLRPVGYVIGLLVAALGITMFAPMVADLMAENGHWFVFFESAVITILIGGLMAIACANGVSAGLSLRQTFLLTSLVWLMLPFFGAIPFVLGATESTLTDAFFEAMSGLTTTGATAISGLEALPDGLKLWRGILQWLGGVGIIVVAMVFLPELRVGGMQIFRSEAFDTMGKILPRAGEIASNISVIYVSLTIACMLSYSALGMSSFDAITHAMTTVSTGGMANYDSSFGAFGPGVHYAAVVFMILAALPFVRYVQFLAGTAQPLLRDSQIRVFFLVIGFCVLLIASWLWGRDGAVTEQAFRRTLFNVTSIITGTGYANADYMAWGTFPVVMFFFIGLVGGCAGSTACSVKIFRYQLLFASIKSQIRQIHSPHGLFTPRYEGRPIGDDVLNSVVAFFVAFVLSLGGVAVLLSLTGLDFITSISGAASALANIGPGLGLEIGPAGNYANINDTAKWILALAMLVGRLEIMVVITILSVKFWRT; from the coding sequence ATGCTTGATTTGCGCCCTGTGGGATATGTCATTGGTCTGCTTGTGGCGGCGCTTGGGATTACCATGTTTGCCCCGATGGTTGCTGACCTGATGGCAGAGAACGGGCATTGGTTCGTCTTTTTTGAAAGCGCCGTGATTACGATCCTGATCGGTGGCTTGATGGCGATTGCCTGCGCCAATGGGGTATCTGCGGGTCTGTCACTGCGACAGACATTCCTGCTGACCTCGCTGGTGTGGCTTATGCTGCCTTTCTTCGGGGCGATCCCGTTTGTGTTGGGCGCCACGGAATCGACGCTGACGGATGCCTTTTTCGAGGCGATGTCGGGCCTGACCACAACCGGTGCGACGGCCATCAGCGGGCTGGAGGCGCTGCCCGACGGTCTGAAGCTGTGGCGCGGGATCCTGCAATGGCTGGGCGGGGTCGGCATTATCGTTGTCGCAATGGTGTTCCTACCCGAATTGCGGGTTGGGGGGATGCAGATTTTTAGGTCAGAAGCCTTTGATACAATGGGAAAAATTCTGCCGCGCGCGGGTGAGATCGCCAGCAATATCTCGGTGATCTATGTCAGTCTGACCATCGCCTGCATGCTGTCCTATTCGGCGTTGGGGATGTCCTCCTTTGATGCCATCACCCATGCGATGACCACCGTATCAACTGGCGGCATGGCAAATTACGACAGCTCTTTTGGGGCGTTCGGACCGGGGGTGCATTACGCTGCCGTGGTTTTCATGATCCTCGCGGCTTTGCCATTTGTGCGCTACGTCCAGTTTTTGGCAGGCACCGCGCAACCGCTCTTGCGCGACAGCCAGATCAGGGTCTTTTTCCTCGTGATCGGTTTTTGCGTTCTGTTGATTGCATCATGGCTGTGGGGACGGGACGGCGCAGTTACCGAACAGGCCTTTCGGCGGACATTGTTCAACGTCACGTCAATCATCACCGGCACAGGATATGCCAACGCCGATTATATGGCCTGGGGTACATTCCCTGTTGTGATGTTCTTTTTTATCGGGCTGGTCGGTGGCTGCGCGGGGTCAACGGCCTGTTCGGTCAAGATTTTCCGCTATCAGTTGCTGTTTGCCTCGATCAAAAGCCAGATCCGCCAGATCCATTCGCCCCATGGCCTGTTCACCCCCCGCTACGAGGGGCGGCCGATTGGTGACGATGTTCTGAACTCGGTTGTGGCCTTCTTTGTGGCCTTCGTGCTCTCATTGGGCGGCGTGGCGGTGCTGTTAAGTCTGACCGGGCTCGATTTCATCACCTCGATTTCGGGGGCTGCATCGGCATTGGCCAATATCGGGCCGGGACTGGGGCTGGAGATCGGCCCAGCAGGCAACTATGCCAATATCAACGATACGGCCAAATGGATTTTGGCGCTGGCAATGCTGGTGGGGCGGCTTGAGATCATGGTTGTGATCACCATTCTATCCGTCAAATTCTGGAGAACCTGA
- the metZ gene encoding O-succinylhomoserine sulfhydrylase — MKTWKKRTKAVHAGIRRSQYNEVSEAIYLTQGFVYETAEAAEARFIQAGDDEFIYARYGNPTVAMFEDRIAALEGAEDAFATASGMAAVNGALTAMLRAGDHVVSARALFGSCLYILEEILPRFGVHVTFVDGTDLDAWKAAIKPETKAVFFESIANPTLDVVDIKSVSKLAHAVDATVIVDNVFATPVFSDAIAQGADVVVYSATKHIDGQGRALGGVILGARDFIRGTVEPYMKHTGGSMSPFTAWLMLKGLETIELRVRAQAATAQRLAEALEADGTLGNVIYPGLASHSQHALVAAQMGAGGTVIAIDAGSQDAAFKLLNKLEVFVISNNLGDAKSIATHPATTTHQRLPVETRASLGITPGLIRLSIGLEDADDLLADLRGAIG; from the coding sequence ATGAAGACGTGGAAAAAGCGGACCAAGGCGGTCCATGCAGGCATCCGCCGTAGCCAGTATAACGAGGTCAGTGAGGCGATCTACCTGACCCAAGGTTTCGTTTACGAGACGGCCGAAGCAGCCGAGGCGCGGTTTATTCAGGCGGGCGATGACGAATTTATCTATGCCCGCTACGGCAATCCGACCGTTGCGATGTTCGAAGACCGGATCGCGGCCCTTGAGGGGGCCGAGGATGCGTTTGCCACCGCATCTGGCATGGCGGCGGTCAATGGCGCGTTGACCGCTATGTTGCGGGCGGGCGATCACGTTGTGTCGGCGCGGGCGCTCTTTGGGTCCTGCCTGTATATTCTTGAGGAAATCCTGCCCCGTTTCGGTGTCCATGTGACATTCGTTGACGGCACTGATCTGGATGCATGGAAGGCCGCGATCAAGCCCGAGACCAAGGCGGTCTTTTTCGAAAGCATCGCGAACCCGACCCTTGATGTGGTTGATATCAAATCCGTTTCAAAACTCGCGCATGCCGTGGATGCCACCGTGATTGTGGATAATGTGTTTGCGACGCCGGTCTTTTCCGATGCAATTGCGCAAGGGGCTGATGTGGTTGTCTATTCGGCCACCAAACATATTGACGGACAGGGCCGGGCGCTGGGCGGGGTCATTTTGGGAGCGCGCGACTTTATTCGCGGCACCGTTGAACCCTATATGAAACATACCGGCGGTTCGATGTCGCCGTTCACCGCGTGGTTGATGCTTAAGGGGCTTGAGACCATCGAATTGCGCGTGCGTGCGCAGGCCGCGACGGCGCAGCGGCTGGCCGAGGCGCTTGAGGCTGACGGCACGCTTGGCAATGTGATCTACCCGGGTCTGGCGAGCCACTCGCAACATGCGTTGGTTGCAGCACAAATGGGTGCGGGCGGGACCGTGATTGCGATTGATGCAGGCAGTCAGGACGCGGCGTTCAAGCTATTGAACAAGCTGGAGGTTTTCGTGATTTCCAACAATCTGGGTGATGCGAAATCAATCGCCACCCATCCGGCAACCACGACCCATCAACGACTGCCGGTGGAAACACGTGCATCACTGGGGATCACGCCCGGTCTGATCCGATTGAGCATTGGTCTGGAAGATGCAGATGATCTGTTGGCTGATTTGCGGGGGGCCATCGGATAA